One genomic region from Marmota flaviventris isolate mMarFla1 chromosome 6, mMarFla1.hap1, whole genome shotgun sequence encodes:
- the Atf6b gene encoding cyclic AMP-dependent transcription factor ATF-6 beta, protein MAELMLLSEIADPTRFFTDNLLSPEDWDSPLYTGLDEVAEEPTQLFRCVEQDVPFDSSSLDVGMDASPPEPPWDPLPIFPDLQVKSEPSSPCSSSSLSSESSHLSTEPSSQVPGVGEVLPVKTESLAPPLCLLGDDSTSPFETVQITVGSTSDDPSDIQTKVEPVSPSSSVNSEASLLSADSPSQAFIGEEVLEVKTESPSPSGCLLWDVPAPSLGAVQISMGPSPDSSSGKTPPTRKPPLQPKPVVLTTVQMPPRAVPPSTTVLLQPLVQPPAVSPVVLIQGAIRVQPEGPAPTVPRPERKSIVPAPMPGNSCPPEVDAKLLKRQQRMIKNRESACQSRRKKKEYLQGLEARLQAVLADNQQLRRENAALRRRLEALLAENSELKLGSGNRKVVCIMVFLLFIAFNFGPVSISEPPPAPVSPRMSGEEPRPQRHLLEFSEHEPVHGVEPLQGSSQAPEELQPSSKGLPSFRNLTAFPGGAKELLLRDLDQLFLSSDCRHFNRTESLRLADELSGWVQRHERGRRKVPQKTQERQKSQLRKKSLPVKAVPTQPPDLPERDSVGQLQIYRHPDRSQPEFLDAIDRREDTFYVVSFRRDHLLLPAISHNKTSRPKMSLVMPAMAPNETLSGRGAPGDYEEMMQIECEVMDTRVIHIKTSTVPPSLRKQPSPTSGNATGGPLPASAASQAHQASHQPLYLNHP, encoded by the exons ACAGCCCTTTGTATACTGGCCTGGATGAAGTGGCCGAGGAGCCGACGCAGCTCTTCCGTTGCGTGGAGCAGGATGTCCCG TTTGACAGCAGCTCCCTGGATGTGGGGATGGATGCCAGTCCCCCTGAGCCCCCATGGGACCCACTGCCTATCTTTCCAG ATCTTCAGGTGAAGTCTGAGCCATCCTccccctgctcttcctcctccctcagctccgAATCATCACATCTTTCCACCGAGCCCTCCAGCCAG GTCCCTGGAGTAGGGGAAGTTCTGCCTGTGAAGACAGAGTCTTTAGCACCCCCACTATGCCTCCTGGGAGATGATTCAACTTCCCCATTTGAAACTGTCCAGATTACCGTGGGCTCCACCTCTGATGATCCCTCAG ATATCCAAACCAAGGTAGAACCAGTCTCTCCATCTTCTTCTGTTAACTCTGAGGCTTCACTGCTGTCGGCAGACTCCCCCAGCCAG GCTTTTATAGGAGAGGAGGTGCTGGAAGTGAAGACAGAGTCCCCATCCCCTTCAGGGTGCCTCCTATGGGATGTTCCAGCCCCCTCACTTGGAGCTGTCCAGATCAGCATGGGTCCATCCCCTGATAGTTCCTCAG GCAAAACCCCACCCACAAGGAAGCCACCACTGCAGCCCAAACCTGTGGTGCTAACCACCGTCCAGATGCCACCCAGAGCCGTGCCTCCTAGCACCACTGTCCTTCTACAACCTCTTGTCCAGCCACCCGCAG TGTCCCCAGTTGTCCTCATCCAAGGTGCTATTCGAGTCCAGCCTGAAGGGCCAGCCCCCACTGTTCCACGGCCTGAGAGGAAAAGCATTGTTCCAGCTCCTATGCCTGGGAACTCTTGCCCGCCTGAAGTGGAT GCAAAGTTGCTGAAGCGACAGCAACGAATGATCAAGAACAGGGAGTCTGCCTGCCAGTCCCGTAGGAAGAAGAAAGAGTATCTGCAGGGGCTGGAAGCGAGGCTGCAGGCAGTGCTGGCAGACAACCAGCAGCTGCGTAGGGAGAATGCTGCCCTCCGGCGGCGGCTGGAGGCCCTGCTGGCTGAG AACAGCGAGCTCAAGTTAGGATCTGGAAACAGGAAGGTGGTCTGCATCATggtcttccttctctttattgCCTTCAACTTTGGACCTGTCAG TATCAGTgagcctcctccagctcctgtCTCTCCTCGGATGAGCGGGGAGGAGCCTCGACCCCAGAGACACTTGCTGGAGTTCTCAGAGCATGAGCCAGTTCATGGAGTTGAACCCCTCCAGGGATCCTCCCAGGCCCCTGAGGAGCTGCAGCCTAGCTCAAAAGGCTTGCCCAGTTTCAG GAACCTGACAGCCTTCCCTGGGGGTGCCAAGGAACTACTACTGAGAGACCTAGACCAGCTGTTTCTCTCCTCTGACTGTCGGCACTTCAACCGAACCGAATCCCTAAG GCTTGCCGATGAGCTGAGTGGCTGGGTCCAGCGCCATGAGAGGGGCCGGCGGAAGGTCCCTCAAAAAACCCAGGAGAGACAG AAGTCTCAGCTACGGAAGAAGTCACTTCCAGTTAAGGCAGTCCCCACCCAACCTCCTGACCTCCCAGAAAG GGATTCTGTGGGCCAACTGCAGATTTATCGACACCCAGATCGTTCACAGCCAGAGTTCCTGGATGCGATTGACCGCCGGGAAGATACATTTTATGTTGTCTCTTTCCGAAGG GACCACTTGCTGCTACCAGCAATCAGCCACAACAAGACCTCTCGGCCCAAGATGTCCCTGGTGATGCCTGCCATGGCCCCCAATG AGACCCTATCAGGCCGGGGGGCCCCAGGGGACTATGAGGAAATGATGCAGATCGAGTGTGAGGTCATGGACACCAGGGTGATTCACATCAAGACCTCCACAGTGCCCCCCTCGCTCCGAAAACAGCCGTCCCCAACCTCGGGCAATGCCACAGGTGGCCCCTTGCCAGCTTCTGCAGCCAGCCAGGCCCACCAGGCCTCCCACCAGCCCCTCTACCTCAATCATCCCTGA